The nucleotide window TGGCTTCATGACCGGTTCAGTCCGGtcataaaataaatcgatactttatcaaaatttagacaaattgtagtcactcaatctgTTTGGTACGTAActctaatcaaatatgaccaggaaagtaggaagagatgtcggtggagcgaggctcacttaaataccactaatctcaactagtttcctagacatcatacttaattaggtgagcctagtgagaaagagttaatccaataagtcattttattgattaaggcataattaccattacataattcttgaaaaaaataaagggctactaatcaaaatctgcggcatccttgtgcactactttgtcagatttgaagtccactattgtgaggttgacatcaCCATCATCTCCTTCTTTGGCAAGATAGACCTCTTGCTCTCTTAGgtctctatatgccttgtaacgCGTAACTAATTGATTGCTTGCATTTCATTGCTtcaaccaatgctcacttgatccacatcgatgacacacgtcattgtgattgcctccctttaattgagatgcattgtttgcacttggtTGGCATCCCCTAGAGGGATTGATGCCATTCCCACGGCCTTGGGCGGCTTCACCAtggcctcctctcccacgttgccatgtattTCCACGTATTCGTCCTTCATTCTAACGattaccttcctttgtagggtgGTTGTATGGACCAATATGTCCGTTTTGTCCCTTATTTTTAGGGTTCTgttccttgcgccctcttttgggtgcattattataattcacctcttgaacgctcttagttccaacaggccttgaattataattcttcacgaggttattatcatgttttttagctacagacataacattaattagctgatgaaacctcatgATCCGTCTAGCATTGTACTCACCTCTGTATTGCTTTAATACTAAAATTGCTGAgccggggaaggtggagagagtcttctcaattagctcttgctccatgacgggttgtccacagaaccccaacatggttttgaggcgtagagcttctgaattatattcagctacggacttgaagtcggcgaatcgtagattgctccattgaactttcaagtctgGGAGGAGGGTGTCCTTGACattaccaaatcgctcttctagcgcaacccataattctctaacatccttgattgccatgtactccaattaaagtgatttatccatgtggcgtaTCATCAAGATAAGAGCGGTGACATTATTTGTAGCTGTGCGCTCAAATATAAGCGCAGGGTTTGGTGCCTGAATTACGGGTAGGTTCcattttgaagtgaggtggttctcaacatccatgacccaactatgatattccgagctAGTTGAGTCAAGTATAGGAAAGTCAAGCTTCggcttcgacatcctgaaaacaagaagaagaaggatattagtttcggagttaaaatttccacgacaactaataaataataagatttccgagctatgctaccaagaaatagatttccaagaaattttgGATTAAAccgaaacaataatgtttatatggtcataaatcgatgcttacgggcgctcttagtccaaagacttacgaacgctcttagttcatttaTAGCTTGAATTCCCatgattccgcttttcaagaattgaacccacgttataagaaaggtgggatgtagaagaagggagattgcaagtccccgaagaaaaagaaaagaaatctaaATTTCAAAAGTgggaactttaatttaaaacttacttgttaatTTGAAGCTTGAAACCTTGAATCTTGAATTCTTGAACTTTCGGAGGCGATATAGGTCGAGTTAGTAAGGGTCCTTATGTAGCTCGGTGGTGCTTGACTTGGAGGATGCGTGCGGTATTGGAGTTTGGCCGAGAGGAGGTGACTGGCAAGATAGTTTGCTGGCCTAGAAGGCTGCAAAAGGTAGTTGGAACGTGCGGCTGTCTGAGGGGGCTGTAGGGGCAGCGGAGACGCGGGGGCATGCGGCACGGCAAGTGGAGGCAGTGGTGGCGGTTTTGAAGAATTTTtctggtttggttttttttttttttttcttgtggttatggctcatgctgataacgtgtttaaggaaagagaatcaagagagattgatgagagaattgtgtgtttcattattgagaataggagccctatatatagggattacaaaatacatgttccaatgatacaaggaaaactattataaataggactaggaattctacaacattctctcctattacaatcatggaactaatcctagtttgattgGGTACACATAAGtcgatttccttcaacaaactGTTCATTTGGACGTGGTTATTGGTTAATAAGATGATCAAATCACATCGCAAATCATAGCTTCAGTGTGGAGTCTGATTTTCCAATATATTTGATATAAAGTGTGATGttgaaaatgaagaatttgTAAGTTTAGAATAATATTGACTAAACTTGCGATCTACAAAAATGTCATCCCATACAGTAGTGTGGGCTGATAACATTGCAGCCATGGAAGCTTAATATCAAggtagaagatgaagatgagctagagagaagagagagaatctaTCTGCGTCTTTCAATAATGCAAACAATTTTAAAATTATTACAGAACCCCTATTTATAGTACTCTCTAGATTAACCTTTACAGAAAGTAACTCCAGCTAGGTAAAAGCAATTAACCAAATATGCCACATCAACCCGAGGCATTCTCCAGCAAACTTTGACCAGAGGCACAACATTGACTCGTTAACACCTCCCCTCAATCTCAGTGGGGGTGAGCACAATGAGATTGGAGCAAGGTATACTGAATACAAAGCTTGTAGAAACCTTTGGCAAGAATATCTTCAGAATGCTCAGTAATAGAAACATATTGAAGTAACAGCAGATCATACCTTTGcactctttctctaacaacATGAAAATGCTTAGCATACCAGCTCTTGATGTAGCCATACCAGTTCTGTGAATCAAATCCTTTGCATATTTTTCTTTACAGAGGAACACCTCATTACTCCAGTAACTTATCCCTTGCTTTCTGAGGCCAAGTTCTTTATTCATAGTAGAATCCCACTCTGATTTTCTAACAGTAGCTTTAGAGGTCTTTGGTTCGGTAGCATCTTGAACATTCAGTACAGAAGTAAAGCCATTGAAGTATGCAGACTCATCATAAGCACACAAATCTTGAAATGTCAGCTTCTTGGCAATTTTATTTGTGGCCTTGGTAAGCATGAAATGCTGAATATATGCTTGATCCATAGTGTCCTGACCATAATCAAATTGAGGTTGTGTCTGGACCTGCTCAATGCTAGTAGCCACGCTATTAAAGATGTTTTCAGCTACTCCTGGGGAATCAAACTTTCGCTTCTTGGAGCCACCTTTACCAATTGTGTTTGGAGAAACATCATCCCTTGAAAGCACCTCTAGTTTTCTGTCTTTGTCATTTTCAGTTTCAGAGAATCCATTTCTTGTTGCAGCATTGGTCTTAGGTTGCAAAGATGATTCAATCATGGTGGAGTGAATATGCAGATGACCAACTCGAGACAACACCATATGGTCTTTATGATTTGAGTCTACTTGTGTATAAAGGATATCATCTTTGGAAGGGACGATGGCAATTTGGCTACCAACATAATGCACAAGATCCTTTCCACTTTCATCAATTGGTGCAGCATAACCAAGATAAGATGAAAAAGTATTATGAGCAACCATAGCTATTGGACCATTCTGATTTGAAGCTTGTGAAAAATAGGGAGGCAACTGCAAGTGCACATCACTTTGATCATTATTTATCACATTCTGTTCTTCCCCCCCAACCACAGCAGGAGAGACTCCAATGTGGCTCTCAAGAGAGTTATTCAAAGTGCCAACAGATGAACTACCATGTGCAGAAACACTAGAAGAATTAGCTCAATTGGTATTACATGCAAACATTGCAGGAAGATTAGAAGGTGATTTGGCTCTTTGAAAGGCAAATTTAGACCTGTAATGACAGTCCAAGGCTGCATGTCCTTTCAAGCCACAAATTTGGCACACCACAATAGACAAGCTTAGATGATTAGGTGGGATATCATTCCTATAAAAGCAGTTCACAGCTGTGTGTCCTttctttatgcatatttgaCATTCTgcattgcaatttctattgtttccAAACCAATTATTGTTTCCATGGTTGAAATCATCATAGTTTTTGTGTCCTCCTCCAGACCATAAGTTGCTAGGTTTACCATTTCCATTTCTTGCATTATTATTCCAGTTATTGGtagacttacctacaaatgacTTGCCTTTGTTGCTACCATTGTTTTGAAATGTGGAATTGTAAGGCCAACTGTTGAAGCTACTGCCATTGCATTTGTCACTTCCAGACAAGTTCTTCTTATATTTCTCTCTGTTATCTCCTTCATCAGAAGCATAAAAATGAGTTCTTTGAGAGTTGCTTCTTGTTACCATTGCTGACATGTCAGAATGAGTTCGGAAAATGCCTTCAATGTCTCTCTCAGCAGCTAACAATTGAGACCTGAGATTTTCTAGAGGGATGAGAGTATCTCGGGCACGAATGACAGTTTTAATCATTGCATATTCTGCAGGTAGCCCATTTAGAGTCACAACAACTATGTCTTCATCTGAAATAGTAACCCCAACAGAAGCTAACTGATATCTTGCACGCTTCACACGAATCAAGTACCTCTCAATAGAATCATTTCCTTTcttgattgtttgaaggtcaATCTTGAGCTGCATTATGTTAGCTCTAGACGGGTTAGAGAATCTCTGTTGTAGACTAAGCCATGCTtcccttgaagacttgcttccaaccACAATGTCCATTATTTCATCGTCCAAAGTTGCAACAAGAAGACTAAGCAAAGCCTTATATGTTTTCTTCCATATTTTGTAGGCTGCAGTGATCTCACCTGTTACTCCCTCACTATCAGTGATCACATACTTTGTAGGACAAAGAGTATCACCATCAATATAACCGAATAGGTCCTGTCCCTTTAAAAGAGTTTGAAATTGATAGCTCTAAGTAATGAAGTTATCGTGCTTCAATCTTCTCGTCATCATAccaagcaacatataaatctgAAACGAAGTTTGACTAGTGGCCATATATACTCTAACCAGAGTTTGCAGACGCCAAGTAACTATGCCAAATAATCCAACTCCACAATGAATCAAAGGAATTCCAAATTCACTACTCACCAAATTTGTTTTTAACTATCACCAAACTTTATCCCCCATTTCAAGTTCTTGTCAGTTCACCATAACCTTTATCACCATAACTATCAACAAACTTTAAGCATCACCATCCAACCCTCAGTAACATCACCAATCATCACAACTCTGTTTACTATTTCAAAAGCTTCAACACTTCATAGAACAATGAAAAGAATCCAGTAACAAGACACATGTGTAGCATTGTAGATACTCCAAATACCAGTAAGCTAGGTGAATTGAAAAGATAATACACTGAATTTGCAAGCCACAAGAAGAGAATATACTGCAAGATGGTTGATGATAAGGCTGACAGAATAACAGTCCCTTCAACATGGAAACTCAGAGAATCGAGCATCCAGAATCCATATCCAAACTCAAATATGTACAGCAAAAAACCACTTGTTATCAATCTATTATGTTATCACAAATTCCACAGATTATGAGCTAATATATCATCTCACTTCACAGATTAAAGATCCAGATGGTGCATGAACAAGAAGGAACAGCTACAGTACTCAGATCCAAAATATCAAAGTGAAAATAGGCAATCTGTAGTGAGAATTGAGCTATCCAGTAGATGATATGACTAAAATGAAGCTTAGGATGAAATCGAAAAGTCTGATTTATAGAAACAAAGCAGAAATTGTAGATCAAGGGTTTTCCACCTGATGAAGAACAACGAAGTCCAAATGCGGAAGCTAGAAGTAGACGAACACTTCTACAATAAGAAATAGTCCACAGGATCAAGAGCcatagctctgataccatgataacatTGCAGCCATGGAAGCTTAATCTCAAggtagaagatgaagatgagctagagagaagagagagaatctaTCTGCGTCTTTCAATAATGCAAGCAATTTTAAAATTATTACAGAACCCCTATTTATAGTACTCTCTAGATTAACCTTTACAGAAAGTAACTCCAGCTAGGTAAAAGCAATTAACCAAATATGCCACATCAACCTGAGGCATTCTCCAGCAAACTTTGACCAGAGACACAACATTGACTCGTTAACAGGGGCTTGTAATTGAACAGAGCATTAAAATGATTGGTTGATGAGTGAAACTTATGTAATCGGGTATTATATTTTCCCTATAATTTAATTGTAGTGGAATCATGGTAGACACAGTCCTAAACTCTCAGTAAGACTCCCCACCCTACCCAATAAGGCAATAAGGATGAATAGCAAACCACATGAAGCAAGACGGCTTTGATGCTTCAAGTGTGCATTACATCGATCAAGTTTATTGCTGACCATATCTCCAAACAAAAGTAATTAGTAACTGGAAAACCCGACTGGTGGCGTATGGTTTTAGGCTTTTGGCAAACCCGACCCGATCTGATCCTCTTAGGTCCCAGTTATAGGCTTGTAGCGTTCTCTCCTCGTACGGTTGCACCGTTTTTTTGGTTGGACTGCTTCATCCTTTATTGCATCATTAATTTAATCTAATCTCTTTCACGCAGTTTGTGCCCCTCACCCTTCTCTCACTCTTCACTGCTCCACAGGGTCAAATTCCAGTCTTCTGCTTGACACTGTAGATTGAACACTTCACTGGCAATGGAATTGCCACAACTTTTCATGGTAGCAGCAACCACTATAGGCTTCATCTCTGTTTGCAAAGCTTCCATCAATTTTGTGAGATGGGTATATGTCATGTTTTTGAGACCCACAAAGAATCTCAGAAAGTATGGATCTTGGGCCATCATCACTGGCTCCACTGATGGCATTGGCAAAGCCCTCGCCTTTGAAATGGCCTCAAAGGGCCTCAACCTCGTCTTGGTGGGTCGAAACCCTTGTAAGCTCGAAGCCACCTCACATGGGATCCATGAAAAATATGGCAACCAAGTTGAAATCAAGAACGTTGTGATCGACTTGGCGAAATTGAGTGGGGAGGAGATAGCTAGAGCCATAGAGGAAGGAATCAAAGGGCTTGATGTTGGGGTTTTGGTTAACAATGCAGGGGTGGCTTACCCTTATGCTAAGTTTTTCCATGAGGTTGATTTGGAGCTGATGGAGAGCATTACGAGGGTGAACATTGAAGCAGCAACTTGGGTGTGTAAGGCTGTGATTCCAGGCATGctcaagaagaagagaggagcaATTGTCAACATTGGATCTGGGTCATCTGTGATAGTTCCTTCTTATCCTCTGTTCACTGTTTATGCTGCTTCCAAAGCGTGAGTTTTTTTGAGATTGAAtctttgttttgtgttgtgAATTTTGTGGTTGGACTAATCTGAAATGCATGCTGTAAGTTATAGGATATGATTGGATGAGTATCAGTGCCTAGCTCCACATGGAAATTGGGATTAGTGTCAAACTGTCAATGCACTCGATATTATTCTCATTTCTATGAAGCCTAACCAATTTGTTTCCCTAAATGCACAAACTTTTCAAGAGGATTCTTATCAGAATCTGTGTTATTGATCATTTTCATTATGCAGCAGATGGACTTGATAGTTTCAAGATAATATGAATCTTGCCCCTCTTGGAAAGTCCACTTAACCTTTTCTCATTTGTAAAGGAAAATCCCAATTGACCTTTGCTTCTTGAATGGGGGGTTGTGGCCTCTAATTGTGAATAATCCTGCACATTTGTGCCTTATCATTGTGAATTATGTTCTTGTGAACTATGATACAGGTGCCTTGCAATGTTCTCAAGGTGCACTAGTTTGGAATACAAGCAGCAAGGAATTGACATTCAGTGTCAGGTTATCATCTTTCCCCTACTTATATTCTTATGTTTAATCAAAATATCTGAGAGTTGAGCTAAGGTATCCATTACAGTAGAGTTGACAAATAGTTTGTTCTGATAGTTCATGTCAAAAACTTAAAGTCATTGAATGGTATGGGAAAGACTTTTTCAGTACTGTATATGAATATGATTGTGTTGTTTTCAAAGAACACAGATTAATTGGTCCATGTGATTCACCTGCTTATAGCCTTATACATGCTTAATGCAGATTCCCTTCTTTGTGGCGACAAAGATGACAAAGTTAAAGGCATCTTCCTTCTTGATTGCATCTCCAGAGACGTATAGCAAAGCAAGCATACGATGCATTGGTTATGAGCATCTGTGTACGCCCTACTGGGGGCACTCAGTGCAGTGGTTCATAGCACGTGCTTTGCCTGATGCATTATTGAATGCGAGCATTTTCCGGTACTTCCTTGGGATGCGAAAGAGAGGCCAACTGAAGGAGTCTCGGATTAAGAAGATGCAGCAACAAGAAAATGCACTGGGAAATCATGGTTAACTTGATTCTGAACCTTGTCATCTTTACATGGACTGTTTCTCTTCATCATCTTTACAAGGAAACTGCTGTTGTCGCTAATGGCTTTGCTACTTTGAGTCGGAAGTTTCATTTGGGGTCGTGCTTCATTCGGTTCTTCACTGGATTAAGGTTCTTTGTGAGATGTAACCGTGTAAGTATTTGCAACATCTGTAATACTGAccaaataaaagaaatatatgttgaaggaaaatcgactTTGTGTGTCTAATCAAATTAGGATTAGTTTCATGGTTATAATatgagagaaggttctagaattcctagtcctactcggattagttttccttgtaacattataatatgtactttgtaatccttatatatagggctcctattctcaataatgaaatacaattctctcttcaatctctctcaaatatctcaTTCTTGAACAATATAAGTTATGTTCCACTAAATTAGTATGAGATTGAATCATTTAACCtactgttgaaggaatatcgatttagtgtgccttatcaaactaggagtagcaataggagagaaggttctagatttcccaatcctacacggattggtattccttgtaacattagaactagtactttgtaatccctatatatagggctcctattctcaataatatgacacacaattctctctacaatttctctcgaatctctttttccttaaacacgttatcagcacgactctaaccacaaaaatagaaaaccaaaactcattcacaaagcagcccctagcccgagctagccgagccttcgctgcagcccgcgcGCCCGTGCGTTTGCAACCTtacacagcagcccctgctgccccctccctgcagccctgcgttccaacctgctgccaccgaagcatccctgctgcgcaaacaagccaacgcacaccactgcatctttttcccgttcctgtgcacatccgtctacttgcaagcctcgaaacgtctagttcggaagctcagatcgaaaaactttcttcataaaagttgttcgtctctgtctcttccatctaacctccgaatttcagccttatcggagttatattgagatctgtacaccaatcgaagtacaagctgttcagaacagaatctgctccgaattttcaacaagtaagtttttaaattaaagttcctgttttcgaattttaatttctccttctttttcttcggggacttgcaacctcccttcttctacatcccacctttcttataacgtgggttcgattcttgagaaagcggaatcgtggggattcacgcaattaacgaactaagagcgttcgtaagacttcggactaagagcgtccgtaagcatcgatttaacgaactaagagcgttcgtaagctacggactaagagcgttcgtgagcatagattttgaccatttaaacatcattgtttcggtctaatccaaatttcttggaaatcgatttcttggtagcattactgctcagaaatctcatattagttttcgtggaagcattgactccgaaactaatacgttCTTACTTTCCTTTTTAGGATGTaagacttgaacgagctcgattttactccattggattctacggGCACGGAATTTTCATGTGGACTCAaaatgttgagctccacctaattgcccttgatttattgcctacaatccaggAGTCTTGTTCTAAAAGAACCACTCAAGgccctcaaactgagatagataattccagggcatttaccctgatgaagcgccacatgaagatggccctccagtttgagtacatgaatgaggataacactaacaacctttgggttgcgccttgtgaacgttttagtaacattcacaattttccgGACTTAGAAGCATAATGGAATAATATCTgcttctctaaactttgaaagagttatgaaatattgttcggaggctctctacatcatattattgatgcatggttgtgaaaaacacaaaagaacaaattgattgagaagaccctaacatgaccataggagtcatgacgttgagggtatagggttggacaccatggcgccacttttggccatggttgcactattccaacgccattggtcctagggaccatatgtattgtgtTAATAcatctcaatcaagagagcatcctcttcatggtattttatctagtacctgatcaatggtaatcaagatatcgagctataa belongs to Rosa chinensis cultivar Old Blush chromosome 4, RchiOBHm-V2, whole genome shotgun sequence and includes:
- the LOC112197840 gene encoding very-long-chain 3-oxoacyl-CoA reductase 1 isoform X2 encodes the protein MELPQLFMVAATTIGFISVCKASINFVRWVYVMFLRPTKNLRKYGSWAIITGSTDGIGKALAFEMASKGLNLVLVGRNPCKLEATSHGIHEKYGNQVEIKNVVIDLAKLSGEEIARAIEEGIKGLDVGVLVNNAGVAYPYAKFFHEVDLELMESITRVNIEAATWVCKAVIPGMLKKKRGAIVNIGSGSSVIVPSYPLFTVYAASKACLAMFSRCTSLEYKQQGIDIQCQIPFFVATKMTKLKASSFLIASPETYSKASIRCIGYEHLCTPYWGHSVQWFIARALPDALLNASIFRYFLGMRKRGQLKESRIKKMQQQENALGNHG
- the LOC112197840 gene encoding very-long-chain 3-oxoacyl-CoA reductase 1 isoform X1, with the translated sequence MELPQLFMVAATTIGFISVCKASINFVRWVYVMFLRPTKNLRKYGSWAIITGSTDGIGKALAFEMASKGLNLVLVGRNPCKLEATSHGIHEKYGNQVEIKNVVIDLAKLSGEEIARAIEEGIKGLDVGVLVNNAGVAYPYAKFFHEVDLELMESITRVNIEAATWVCKAVIPGMLKKKRGAIVNIGSGSSVIVPSYPLFTVYAASKACLAMFSRCTSLEYKQQGIDIQCQPYTCLMQIPFFVATKMTKLKASSFLIASPETYSKASIRCIGYEHLCTPYWGHSVQWFIARALPDALLNASIFRYFLGMRKRGQLKESRIKKMQQQENALGNHG